The genomic region CCGCTCACTGCGCTTTGCGAAGCTCACGGTGTGTCGGCCTTCACCACCTACCAAGCCCGAGACGCTAAAGCGTCCTACGGTATGGTTGGAGTACTGGCCGACTTCCCGATAGAGGATTTGTTGGGCAAGGTCCACAGCGCAGAACCCTGGCACCCGCTGCGCAGGTGCCAAGGCATCAATGGGCAGTGTCAATCTTACAGAATGCATTTGTTGCATTTAACGATGCGTACTCAATCTTGACTTGCACGCAAAAAAAGCTGCCATTCGTCGACCGCATTAATTTCGATCAACAAACAGATTCTGGCAGTAAGTAGTGATCGCCGTACTATCGCCAATAATGGGACATCCGGACCTGTTGATCGGATTGTTGCGGAAGTTCAGGTATTTCACGTAGCGTAGCTCCCTCAGGTCAGCAAGCGGCCTGAGATCGAATACCGCGTTGTTCTCGAGGTGAATCTGCTCCAGCCCAGCCGTGTATGCCAGAGGCGAGAGATCTCTCACGCGGTTGTTGTTGGCAAAGAGCACTTTAAGTGTAGGCACGTTGCCGAGAGCGACGATACTTTGCACCTGGTTGTCGCTGATGTCGAAGGATTCCAGTGCCGTCATCGACATTACGGCCGAGATGTCAGTGATTTGATTGGCTGACACATTGAGCTCAAATATTTTGCCCCACTGGTTGGGCACTGGCAGTCCCGTAATCTTGTTGTTTGATGCATAAAGTCGTTGCAGATTAGCTAGGCGTGCAATTGGCGTCAGATCGGTGACGGCATTTTGCGTGATGTCTAGCATTTCAACAGCTTCGGCAAGGCGCAGTGGACTCAGCGTCGTGATGCCGCGTTTCGATAGCTGGAGCTCTTTTTGACTCGGTAACTTGGCAAACATCGCCGCGCAGTCGGGCGTGCCAGTGCTTTTGATCAGCGCCGTGATCGTGATGCCAAGTGGCGATTTGGCGTCCTTAGCGCTGGCCTGACACATTTCCTCTGGCGTGAGCTCGGGCTGTTTTAGGCCGGCAACTTGAGAGCTGTCCTGGCTGTGTTTGGCGCGGCAGCCCGTTAAGTGAAGAGCGGCGTAGGTGACAAGCAGAGTGGTGGTAATGGTTCTCACGGCCCTGGGCTCCTTTGTGCAAAATTGATTAGTTTCCATTCTAGTTTGAACGAGTTGCCCAAGCAATCACGGCACCCAGAATGCACACGCTTAAGATTTGGCCAAGTATCAGCCGATACGCGCGTTGGTAGGAGGCGGCTTATGATCTTAGAAACCATCCCGATTGAAGTCTTTGTCGTACAAAAGTACAACGCACCAGAGGTCCAAAAGCTGGTCGAACATTGGCGCATTGAGCCAGAGACGATCATGAAGAACGTGATTGAACACTTCCGAGAACTAGGCATATTTGGGGTGCCGATGGCGCAGCAAGTGATGATGCTGGATGCGATGAGGACCTACCTACGGACGTCACCGGAAATTACGCGGATGGTAATGAAATCCGAGCAGGAAGAGGCCATCCGCGCGCGTACCAAGCACGCCGAATAGCCACGGCTCATGCGCGTGGGCGGGGCCCTGTTATGCCTCTTTGGTGTCCAGGGACAGCGCGTGGATCTCCTGGCGCATCATGTCACCGAGGGCGCGGTAGATCATCTGGTGCTGCTCGATGAGGCCTTTGCCCTTAAATTCCGCAGCCCGGACCACCAGCTGCCAATGATCGCCGCCGCCGGTAAGGTCAGTTGCTCTGATCTGGGCAGAAGGAAGCTGTTCTTTAATCTTGGCGATGATGATATCAGCCGTAGTCATAACGTTACACTCCGGTCACCGGTCTAAGGGCCTGAACTATGCCACGACTTTATCTTGCCAGCAACAACGCCCACAAGGTGCAGGAGCTCAGTGCCATGTTAGCATCGCTGGATCCGCCATGGCAGGTGGCCAGCGCGCGGGAGCTTGCACCCGAGGTGTCATGGGTCGAGGACGGAGACAGTTTCCTCGCCAATGCCAAGATCAAGGCTGCGGCGCTCAGACGCCTGACCCAAGACTGTGTTCTGGCGGATGATTCCGGACTGGTGGTCGATATTTTGGGTGGCGACCCCGGCGTGTACTCAAGCCGCTACGCGGGCCGCGAGGGTGACGACAGCGCCAATAACCAAAAGCTCCTTAAAGCCATTGCTGGGCGCCCGTCCTCTGACCTTGACGCGCGCTTTGTCTGTACGCTCTACTTTGTGGACGAAAAGGGCGAAGGTCACGCATTTACTGGGACGCTCGAGGGGCATCTCACGCATCATCCGGCTGGGGACCACGGCTTCGGTTACGACCCGATATTCGTGCCCAATAATCCGCCAGCGGGGTGGCAGGGTCGGACACTGGCCGAGATGCCGGCCGCGGTCAAGAACGCGATCAGCCACCGCGCCGCTGCCTTTCAGGCTTGGCGGCAGTGGCTGGCCACGCGTTAGCCTAAGCCGCAATCACTTAGGCTGAGCAGGCAGGTCGCGCAGTTTTAGCCGGGCATTTTTGGCAAAATCTACGTATTCACGACTCGTGTGAATCCAGCCAAAATCCTTGTGATTGAGACCTTCATTGATCTCTTTTTGGTACTTCGCTGGTTCGTTTAGGTAGCCGTTGAGGATGTAGGTGGCTGCTTCCGGGTCGTTCATCTTGGCGTGGCAGCGAGCCAGCAGCAGTACGGCTTGCCGTGCAGCATCGTCTTCATCGGCCCAAACTTGGCGTGCCTGTACCTGGTCATAGACGTACTTAAGTGGTGCAAGGGCATCACGGCACTGATCGAGGTAGCGGTAGGATTCGCCGAGCCGGTAATAACCTGTAATGTCTAAGTCGCCGTTTGCGCGCGCTTTCTCAAACTCTCGGGCGGCGACCTTAAACTTGCGACTGTTGAAGGCAGTCATGGCTTGGTTGTAAACGGCCGACTTTTTAGCTTTCACTCGGGCCTGACTCACTCCTCCAGCCTTAGCTAGTTGGGCGTTGGCCAGGGTATACGAGGTGTCGAGCAGACACGGAGCGTTGCCGCCACCTTCGCAACAGACTTGCTGCAAGGTCGCTGAGAGCCGCTTGAAGTTGGTGGACTCGCAAGTCAGCGATGTCGGTGGAGGAACGAACATGTAGACGGTTTGGCCTGCCAGGCTATTGGTCTCGGTGTTAAAGCCCTGAGCTGTGGCGCTGGAAATGAGCACCTTGGACTTCACAAAAAGGCCACGGTAGCTGTCGAACACCTGCTTTTTCCCCGCGGGGTCAAGGCCAGCGATCCAGGCATACCGCTCTTTACTGAGATCGAATACTTTCTCCGGGTCGATTTGTTTACAGCCGTTGACCTCGACGACGATGGAGCCACGGAGCAAGCCTTTACATTCTGCTCTGGCCACACCCGTGGCGAAATACGCGGCAGCGACGCCAATCCCCAGTAGACGCGGACCTAGCGGCCAGCAAGTCCGCAAGTTGCATGGACGCATGGATGCTCTCCCTTAAGCAGCAATAACCATTAACGCTTTTGCTAGCTTAGTAGAATCCTTGCCAAACGCCAAGTGCTGGCACGGCGCTAAAGTGCGCGGCCGGATGACCGATGTCCCCGGTGAACGCTTCGCTCGCGAAAGGGTAGGTCATGGCGATGCATAAACATCAAAGTTACTGGCGGATTTTGCTTGTCCTCGGGTTCACCATCGGTGGCACCGTAGCTTGCTCTGGTAGCAAGTCGGATGAGGAGGGGCTAGTCCCCAGCACGGAGGCCGATGCCGAGGGAGCGGGAGCGCCGCAAGCAGATGGCGGTGCCGCCGAAACGGCAGACGCAGCAGCCAAAGATGGCAGCGGTGAAACTGCGAGCGATACGAGTGCCGAAGCCGCAGGTTCGGCGGCGGTTACTGGTGATGCAGCCTCACCGGTACCTGCTGCAACAGCACCAGCACCGACCGGAGTATCGTCCCAGGCGATGGCGGCAACGCCACCCCCAGGTAAGGATCGCGTCGTGCGGCATGTCAAAGTAAAGCAGGCAACCTTGCGCTCTGGTCCGTCCGCCAAGGCCGAACCGGTGGGTCAGCTCTCCCGCGGGGAACGTATTATTGTCGACGTTGAAAACGGCTGGGGGCGCATTGCTGATGGCCTCTACATCAAGCTCACTGACACCGCTCCCAAACCCGTGGCCGTCAGGCGTCAACGGGCCGCGTGGATGCCACCGGCGCACTGAAAGTGTCTGACTAGGTCTTCAGGCCGTGCCTTCTTTTGTGGTAGGGTCGCCGTCGTGGCGCTAACCATGGGGAAGGGACGGAATGAGCACGGGCACAACCGAAGGCCGGCAGGACTACGATTTTCGGACAATCGAAAAAAAATGGCAGGACTATTGGGACCGACACGAGACTTTTAAGACGGTCGAGGACCCCAAAAAGCCTAAGTGCTATATCCTCGACATGTTTCCCTATCCTTCGGGTGACGGGCTCCATGTAGGACACGTCGAGGGCTATACGGCCACGGACATTTACGCGCGCTATCAGCGCATGCGTGGATTGAATGTGCTGCATCCTATGGGCTGGGACGCCTTTGGTTTGCCGGCTGAGCAGTATGCCGTTAAGACTGGGCAACATCCACGCGTCACCACCAAGAACAACACGGACCGCTTTCGGGCGCAGATCAAACGATTAGGTTTGTCCTACGACTGGTCGCGCGAGATCGACACGACGGATCCCAAGTACTACAAGTGGACACAGTGGATCTTTCGCAAGCTCTACGAGCGTGGACTTGCCTACGAGTCGTTCGAACCCGTCAACTGGTGTCCTGAGCTAGGTACCGTGCTAGCTAACGAAGAAGTCATCGACGGTAAGTCCGAGGTCGGTGGTTTTCCCGTCATCAAGAAACCGATTCGTCAATGGGTCCTGAAGATCACGGCTTATGCTGAGCGTTTGCTGCAGGATCTCGATGATCTGGATTGGCCCGACAGCCTGAAGGAAATGCAGCGTAACTGGATTGGCAAGAGCACGGGAGCGCATGTGCGCTTTGCCGTCGACGGTCATCAGGACAGTTTTGAGGTGTTCACGACGCGACCGGACACGCTGTTCGGGGCGACCTTTTGCGTCCTAGCTCCCGAGCATCCTCTGGTGGCTAAAGTTACGACGGCGACACAAAAGGCAGCCATCCAAGATTATGTCGATGGGGCTAAGTCCAAGTCCGACCTTGAGCGGACCGCGCTCGGTAAGGAAAAGACGGGTGTCTTCACGGGGGCCTACGCCGTAAATCCCGTTAACCAAGAAAAGCTGCCCGTCTATATCGCTGACTACGTCCTCATCTCGTACGGTAGTGGCGCTATCATGGCAGTGCCGGGACATGACGAGCGTGATCACGAGTTTGCCCGCAAGTTTGGGCTGCCCATTAAACGGGTGCTCACGGGTGGTCCTGAGGCCGACATTAACGTCGCCGCACACACTGGCGACGGTGAGTTGGTAAACTCGGACTTTCTAAACGGACTTAATAAGACCGAAGCCATCGCCAAGATGGTGGCATGGCTTGAGTCCCAAAAGCTTGGTCGCGGCGCCGTCACCTATAAATTGCGTGATTGGCTGTTCTCGCGGCAACGCTATTGGGGTGAGCCCTTTCCGCTCGTGCACGACAAAGACGGTAAGCCGCATTTACTCGCAGATGCCGATTTGCCGGTGACGCTACCGGATCTCGATAACTTCAAACCTGCAGGCGACGGCGAGTCACCGCTGGCTCGGGCCACCGAGTGGCTTAACTATGACAAGGGTGGCCAGACCTATCGGCGTGAGACTAACACCATGCCCCAGTGGGCGGGGTCCTGCTGGTATTACCTGCGATTTATTGATCCAAAGAACGACGACGCGCCCTGGAGTGCCGCCAAAGAGAGTTACTGGATGCCCGTCGACCTCTACGTCGGCGGTGCCGAACATGCGGTGCTGCACCTACTTTACGCGCGGTTTTGGCACAAGGTGCTCTTTGACTGCGGTCTGGTGTCGACCAAGGAACCATTTAAACGCTTGCTGCATCCGGGGATCGTACTTGGCGAAAATAACGAAAAGATGTCCAAAAGCCGCGGCAATGTGGTGAATCCTGACGATATCATCAAGGACTGGGGCGCTGATGCTCTGCGTCTTTATGAGATGTTCATGGGACCGCTGACGGCTTCTAAGCCATGGCAAACCGCGGGCATCACCGGTGTCTACCGTTTCCTCAAAAGGGTGCAACGACTCATCCTGCAAGAGAGTGGTGAGCTCAGCGAGAAGCTCAGCGATGCCCCAATGAGTGAGAGCTTTGAGCGTGCATTGCATAAAACCATCAAAAAGGTGGGCGAAGATTCGCAAGCGATGCAGTTTAACACGGCCATTGCGGCGATGATGGAGCTCGTCAATGCCGCTTACAAAGAGCCGCACTTCAGCCGCAAGGCAGCAGAGACTCTGGTCCTGCTCTTGGCGCCGTACGCTCCCCACCTCGCGGAGGAACTATGGGAGCGTCTTGGTCACCAGGCAACTCTTGCCTATGCTCCGTGGCCGCAGTTTGACGCCGCCTTAACTGCCGACGATCAGGTGACCATCTCGGTGCAAGTTTGCGGTAAGTTACGTGGGACCTTGCAGATTAGTGCGACCAGCGCTAAGGAGGATGTGCTAGCGGCAGCCAAGGCACTCGACTCAGTGCAGCGGCACATCGAGGGCAAGACGCTGGTTAAAGAGATTTTTGTACCGGGAAAAATTGTCAACTTCGTGGTGAGGTAAGTCGCGATGTATCTTTGGCTCAAATGGCTGCATGTGGTCAGTGTCATTAGCTGGATGGCTGGGATTTTATACTTGTACCGCTTGCTGATTTATCTGGCGGAGCGTGGCTCCAACGGCGAGATCAAAGACCTCCTAGTGTTGATGGCACGGCGGCTATTCAAGTACATCACGGTGCCCGCCGCCGTGGTGAGCTACGTGGCCGGACTTGGCATGGTTGCTGTCATGCCAGAGATTGCTAAGGGCCATTGGTTCGGCGCTAAATTCATTTTAGTTTTGGCTTTGACCCATTTTACGGTTAAGGCCGGATTGTTAGTTGGTAGATTTGAAAAGGGTGCTGCCAATCTTCCTACTTCAAAAAAATTGCGCTGGCTCAACGAGGCACCGACCGTACTAATGCTAGTCATTGTTTACCTGGTTCTGTTTAAGCCCTTTTGATATTTTTCAATCTGGCGTCTCTGGGCGCCAGATCCCTTATGCTTCGCTTTGTGCTACAATTAGAGAGCTTATCCCCCAAAATCACTCCTAAAACCTTCCTCAGTAGACACAAAAACATTGAAGTTTCGTAGGCGT from Deltaproteobacteria bacterium harbors:
- the rdgB gene encoding RdgB/HAM1 family non-canonical purine NTP pyrophosphatase, with product MPRLYLASNNAHKVQELSAMLASLDPPWQVASARELAPEVSWVEDGDSFLANAKIKAAALRRLTQDCVLADDSGLVVDILGGDPGVYSSRYAGREGDDSANNQKLLKAIAGRPSSDLDARFVCTLYFVDEKGEGHAFTGTLEGHLTHHPAGDHGFGYDPIFVPNNPPAGWQGRTLAEMPAAVKNAISHRAAAFQAWRQWLATR
- a CDS encoding leucine--tRNA ligase; this translates as MSTGTTEGRQDYDFRTIEKKWQDYWDRHETFKTVEDPKKPKCYILDMFPYPSGDGLHVGHVEGYTATDIYARYQRMRGLNVLHPMGWDAFGLPAEQYAVKTGQHPRVTTKNNTDRFRAQIKRLGLSYDWSREIDTTDPKYYKWTQWIFRKLYERGLAYESFEPVNWCPELGTVLANEEVIDGKSEVGGFPVIKKPIRQWVLKITAYAERLLQDLDDLDWPDSLKEMQRNWIGKSTGAHVRFAVDGHQDSFEVFTTRPDTLFGATFCVLAPEHPLVAKVTTATQKAAIQDYVDGAKSKSDLERTALGKEKTGVFTGAYAVNPVNQEKLPVYIADYVLISYGSGAIMAVPGHDERDHEFARKFGLPIKRVLTGGPEADINVAAHTGDGELVNSDFLNGLNKTEAIAKMVAWLESQKLGRGAVTYKLRDWLFSRQRYWGEPFPLVHDKDGKPHLLADADLPVTLPDLDNFKPAGDGESPLARATEWLNYDKGGQTYRRETNTMPQWAGSCWYYLRFIDPKNDDAPWSAAKESYWMPVDLYVGGAEHAVLHLLYARFWHKVLFDCGLVSTKEPFKRLLHPGIVLGENNEKMSKSRGNVVNPDDIIKDWGADALRLYEMFMGPLTASKPWQTAGITGVYRFLKRVQRLILQESGELSEKLSDAPMSESFERALHKTIKKVGEDSQAMQFNTAIAAMMELVNAAYKEPHFSRKAAETLVLLLAPYAPHLAEELWERLGHQATLAYAPWPQFDAALTADDQVTISVQVCGKLRGTLQISATSAKEDVLAAAKALDSVQRHIEGKTLVKEIFVPGKIVNFVVR
- a CDS encoding TIGR00701 family protein is translated as MYLWLKWLHVVSVISWMAGILYLYRLLIYLAERGSNGEIKDLLVLMARRLFKYITVPAAVVSYVAGLGMVAVMPEIAKGHWFGAKFILVLALTHFTVKAGLLVGRFEKGAANLPTSKKLRWLNEAPTVLMLVIVYLVLFKPF
- a CDS encoding SH3 domain-containing protein; translated protein: MAMHKHQSYWRILLVLGFTIGGTVACSGSKSDEEGLVPSTEADAEGAGAPQADGGAAETADAAAKDGSGETASDTSAEAAGSAAVTGDAASPVPAATAPAPTGVSSQAMAATPPPGKDRVVRHVKVKQATLRSGPSAKAEPVGQLSRGERIIVDVENGWGRIADGLYIKLTDTAPKPVAVRRQRAAWMPPAH
- a CDS encoding BolA family transcriptional regulator; the encoded protein is MTTADIIIAKIKEQLPSAQIRATDLTGGGDHWQLVVRAAEFKGKGLIEQHQMIYRALGDMMRQEIHALSLDTKEA